In one window of Henckelia pumila isolate YLH828 chromosome 1, ASM3356847v2, whole genome shotgun sequence DNA:
- the LOC140874500 gene encoding oligouridylate-binding protein 1C-like produces MQNQRLKQQQQQALMQQALLQQQSLYHPGLLAAPQIEPIPSGNLPPGFDPSTCRSVYVGNIHTQVTEPLIQEVFASTGPVEGCKLIRKDKSSYGFIHYFDRRSAALAIMNLNGRHLFGQPIKVNWAYASGQREDTSGHYNIFVGDLSPEVTDAMLFACFSVYPSCSDARVMWDQKTGRSRGFGFVSFRNQLEAQSAINDLTGKWLGSRQIRCNWATKGAGTSDDKQSSDAKSVVELTNGSSEEVKEVASSEAPENNPLYTTVYVGNLAPEVTQVDLHRHFHALGAGSIEEVRVQRDKGFGFVRYSTHAEAAMAISIGNTQSFLCGKQIKCSWGNKPTPPGTSSNPLPPPAPALLPGLSAADLLAYERQLAMSKMGGVHTLMHPQGQHPMKQASMGMGAGASQAIYDGGFGNVAAAQQLMYYQ; encoded by the exons ATGCAGAATCAGAGGCTGAAGCAGCAACAGCAACAGGCTTTGATGCAGCAAGCTCTCCTCCAACAGCAGTCTCTGTATCATCCTGGTCTCTTAGCTGCCCCGCAG ATTGAACCAATCCCAAGTGGAAATTTGCCTCCTGGATTTGATCCAAGTACTTGCCGCAGTGT GTATGTTGGAAATATCCACACACAGGTCACTGAGCCCCTTATCCAAGAAGTTTTTGCTAGTACTGGTCCTGTGGAAGGTTGTAAGCTGATTAGAAAAGACAAG TCATCCTATGGATTTATTCATTACTTTGATCGTAGATCTGCTGCACTTGCAATAATGAACCTCAACGGAAGGCATCT TTTTGGGCAGCCTATCAAAGTCAACTGGGCCTATGCTAGTGGACAGAGGGAGGACACATCAG gccatTACAACATTTTTGTTGGTGATCTTAGCCCAGAGGTTACTGATGCCATGTTGTTCGCATGCTTTTCCGTTTACCCGAGTTGTTC TGATGCAAGGGTCATGTGGGATCAAAAAACGGGGCGTTCCAGGGGGTTTGGATTTGTGTCTTTCCGCAACCAGCTG GAGGCTCAGAGTGCAATTAATGATCTGACTG GAAAATGGCTTGGCAGTAGGCAGATACGTTGCAACTGGGCCACAAAAGGTGCTGGTACCAGTGACGACAAGCAGAGTTCTGATGCAAAAAGTGTTGTGGAGTTGACTAATGGTTCCTCAG AAGAGGTCAAAGAGGTTGCTAGTAGTGAGGCTCCCGAGAATAATCCTCTATACACAACTGTGTACGTTGGAAATCTTGCTCCAGAG GTGACCCAGGTTGACCTTCATCGCCATTTCCATGCACTTGGTGCTGGATCAATTGAGGAAGTTCGAGTTCAGCGTGATAAGGGATTTGGTTTTGTGAGGTACAGCACCCATGCAGAGGCCGCTATGGCTATTTCAATTGGAAATACTCAGTCATTTCTCTGCGGGAAGCAAATTAAG TGCTCGTGGGGTAACAAACCAACTCCACCTGGAACGAGCTCAAACCCGCTCCCGCCACCAGCCCCTGCACTCCTACCAGGCCTTTCTGCAGCAGACCTTCTAGCTTACGAACGACAGCTTGCTATGAGCAAGATGGGCGGCGTTCACACCCTCATGCACCCTCAAGGCCAACACCCTATGAAACAGGCATCAATGGGTATGGGTGCTGGTGCGAGCCAAGCCATTTACGATGGGGGTTTTGGGAACGTGGCTGCTGCACAGCAGCTCATGTACTACCAGTAA
- the LOC140888471 gene encoding uncharacterized protein has product MAHGVEKSDDFYAVLGLKKDCTTAELRNAYKKLALKWHPDRCSATGSAKHLEDAKIKFQAIQEAYSVLSNGDKRFLYDLGVYDCEDDDDENGMGDFLNEMVSMMSQSNENGNESLEQLQELFYDMFDGEIDSFGYSSSTSSCSAAPPTYFSSPSPNPSFSETHCKRNFSVISGNSKSKASELEGFSEGVESGERMAGRAGDNRRNGRKQKIMTGQDVSSTISA; this is encoded by the exons ATGGCTCACGGGGTAGAGAAAAGCGACGATTTTTACGCGGTTTTGGGATTGAAGAAGGATTGCACGACGGCAGAGCTTAGGAATGCGTACAAGAAGCTTGCACTG AAATGGCACCCGGATCGCTGTTCTGCCACGGGGAGTGCAAAGCATTTGGAAGATGCGAAGATAAAATTTCAGGCCATTCAGGAAGCCTATTCTG TGCTTTCAAACGGTGATAAAAGGTTTTTGTATGACTTGGGTGTCTATGACTGCGAAGACGATGATGACGAAAAC GGTATGGGTGATTTCTTGAATGAAATGGTATCAATGATGAGCCAATCCAAT GAAAATGGAAATGAAAGTTTAGAACAATTGCAAGAACTCTTCTACGATATGTTTGACGGCGAAATCGATTCCTTTGGATACTCTTCATCAACGTCTTCTTGTTCTGCTGCCCCTCCTACTTATTTTTCATCGCCCTCACCCAACCCTTCTTTCAGCGAGACCCATTGCAAAAGAAACTTCTCTGTGATCTCAGGCAATTCAAAATCCAAAGCTTCTGAATTAGAAGGATTCAGTGAAGGG GTGGAGTCGGGGGAGAGAATGGCAGGAAGAGCTGGCGATAACAGGAGGAATGGAAGAAAACAAAAGATTATGACTGGCCAAGACGTCTCCTCCACTATATCTGCCTAG
- the LOC140889289 gene encoding jasmonate ZIM domain-containing protein 1-like yields the protein MSGLQQFSDGRRLGKAPGMSSFMQTCNLLSRYIKNKGSLRDFNLEIDGKTESLESIMKSGSAHAAPASPTVNLLTQMDKPARPSADSLPRPARPDSSINLLEDASKKDIKSQDATKSESKTAQLTIFYGGRVLVFDGCPADKAKELVNFASKDSPPTSGGLVYNILHQNPIHSAVAATAPSSRDGIPPVPSFQTAGCISSSVVGHEKAGGSSSNTSKDIANNGSDDVVLISETKAHGSPQPEVNGSDLPIARRSSVHRFLEKRKERAAARGPYQIQENAPSSSSSKGDEQLDLKL from the exons ATGTCGGGATTACAGCAGTTCTCAGACGGTCGGAGGCTCGGGAAGGCGCCGGGAATGTCGAGTTTTATGCAAACTTGCAATCTTTTGAGTCGGTATATTAAGAATAAAGGCAGTCTCAGAGATTTCAACCTCGAGATTGATGGGAAAACTGAAAGCCTCGAATCTATAA TGAAATCCGGATCCGCTCATGCTGCACCAGCTTCTCCAACTGTTAATTTGCTGACCCAAATGGATAAACCAGCGCGACCTTCTGCGGATTCGTTACCTCGTCCCGCACGGCCTGATTCCTCCATCAATTTGCTCGAAGATGCATCAAAGAAAGACATCAAAAG CCAAGATGCAACAAAGAGTGAATCCAAGACTGCTCAGCTGACCATATTTTACGGCGGTCGTGTCCTGGTGTTTGATGGTTGTCCAGCAGACAAGGCAAAAGAGCTTGTAAATTTTGCCAGCAAAGACAGCCCCCCTACCTCCGGTGGCTTGGTGTATAATATCTTGCATCAAAACCCAATCCACAGCGCTGTAGCGGCTACAGCTCCTAGCTCACGAGATGGAATTCCACCAGTACCCAGTTTTCAGACCGCTGGCTGCATATCGTCGAGTGTTGTTGGCCACGAAAAAGCTGGTGGCAGCTCGTCGAACACCTCTAAGGACATAGCGAACAACGGGAGTGACGACGTGGTGTTGATCTCTGAGACCAAAGCACATGGTTCACCGCAGCCTGAAGTTAATGGATCTG ATTTGCCTATTGCTAGGAGGTCTTCAGTTCATCGGTTCCTTGAGAAGAGGAAAGAAAG AGCTGCTGCAAGAGGGCCATACCAAATTCAAGAAAATGCAccctcttcttcttcctccaaAGGAGATGAACAACTGGACCTCAAATTATAG
- the LOC140869156 gene encoding ABC transporter B family member 19-like, whose protein sequence is MADHASEIINSPMYAPERRHYTTPDRSQYLSTSFSSRTSNQLSQDLTPHRLRNPTPTSPFASDNDRSWQDELSWQFKPTGWQENQNLGAALSPWTASASATPSSARSRIFRRSANDYYLSGTYGGFQRVTNPYYHNSHSSYDPLASRSFELHSYVGVDHKSPFLESNHSSDKHTSPRKSTIFSNVNELRDKSGPLADKVELSMTDYGTTPQNQDPRWFYVSHAYDDDQQSNYQEMSSVPHGHDHFHNRLPYYSHGHEGCYDDGYDDFDQKSAIGEENDEEDDHMAPKSVGLFSLFIYSTKLDFVLIVLGCLGALINGGSLPCYSYLFGNIVNELARGQENDRHQMMREVQKICLLMIGLAAFVVVGAYLEITCWRIVGERSAHRIRTEYLRAILRQDMEFFDTEISTGDIMHGISSDVAQIQEVMAEKMAHFVHHIFTFICGYVVGFMRSWKVSLVVFAVTPVTMACGMTYKAVYGGLTAKEEVSYRKAGSIAEQAISSIRTVLSFVAEDALAEKYASFLERSVPLGAKIGFAKGAGIGIIYLVTYATWALAFWYGSILVAKGQLSGGAAIACFFGVNVGGRGLALALSYFAQFSQGTVAANRVFEVIDRIPEVDPYSSHGFKPSNIRGYIEFRDVSFAYPSRPTIQILQSLNLVIHASKTLALVGASGAGKSTILALLERFYDPKHGFITLDGYDLRALQVKWLRNQIGMVGQEPVLFATTILENVIVGNKNATKKEVIRACMAANAHDFISKLPHGYDTETGDGGTLLSGGQKQRIALARAMIHDPAILLLDEATSALDPEAELIVQRAIDTISRGRTTIIIAHRLATVKNADTVAVLDCGSVVEIGNHRQLMEKAGFYSDLVKLSSEGVPQSVLNQVDLPKNLDFSAYDKYMHNESKMLDIHEISKSIYLKYMQNENEGEENDENQSKSMKYHLRDIWNLQKPELTLLIIGIFFGMLAGAILSIFPLILGQALNVYFLTNEQKLKRDAGYLCLVLVGLGFGCITFMTGQQGFCGWAGTKLTKRLRNLLFKAILRQEPSWFDFKENSTGILVSRLSLDCVSFRSVLGDRLSVLLMGLSSAAVGLGISFFLEWRLTLLAAALTPLTLGASYLNLIISIGPKIDNTSYARASNIAAGAVSNIRTVATFGTQECLVQSFEEALSEPNRLSGKKSQILGLVLGFSQGAMYGAYTLTLYFGAYLVKQGQTNFGVVYKIFLILVLSSFSVGQLAGLAPDTSMAATAIPAVFGILNRRPSIGGDSKNNRKFKSSKVVDIEFKKVTFAYPSRPNATVLRDFSLKIKGGKMVALLGESGSGKSTVLWMIQRFYDPTSGTILMGGIDLRELNLKWLRRQIALVDQEPALFAGSIGQNIAFGNPNASWDEIEAAAKEAYIHSFICSLPQGYETEVGENGVQLSGGQKQRIAIARFILKKSKVLLLDEASSALDLESEKHVQNALRKASQATTTIVVAHRLSTIRDADFIAVMRDGVVAEFGDHDTLMAAQLGGIYSNMVRVEAEALAFS, encoded by the exons ATGGCAGATCACGCATCTGAGATTATAAATTCGCCAATGTATGCGCCTGAGAGGCGACACTACACTACTCCTGATAGGTCCCAGTATCTTTCTACGTCTTTTTCTAGCCGTACCTCCAACCAACTTTCTCAGGATCTGACCCCCCACAGACTGAGAAATCCCACTCCCACCAGCCCCTTTGCATCTGATAATGATAGGTCATGGCAAGACGAGCTTTCATGGCAGTTCAAGCCAACCGGATGGCAGGAAAATCAAAATCTTGGGGCAGCACTTAGTCCATGGACAGCCAGTGCTTCTGCCACTCCATCCAGTGCTCGTAGCAGGATATTCAGGAGATCTGCCAATGACTATTATCTTTCAGGTACCTATGGTGGCTTTCAAAGAGTCACCAATCCCTACTACCATAATTCTCACTCGAGCTATGATCCATTGGCATCAAGGAGCTTTGAGCTTCATAGTTATGTTGGCGTGGATCACAAAAGCCCATTTCTTGAAAGTAATCACTCCTCTGACAAGCATACCAGTCCCCGTAAGAGCACAATCTTCTCAAATGTCAATGAATTGAGGGATAAAAGTGGCCCTTTGGCTGATAAAGTTGAGCTAAGCATGACTGATTATGGAACCACCCCACAAAATCAAGATCCAAGATGGTTTTATGTATCACATGCTTATGATGATGATCAACAATCAAATTACCAGGAAATGTCAAGCGTTCCTCATGGTCATGATCATTTTCATAACAGGTTGCCTTATTATAGCCATGGCCATGAAGGGTGCTATGATGATGGGTATGATGACTTCGATCAGAAGTCAGCAATCGGGGAAGAGaatgatgaagaagatgatcaTATGGCACCAAAATCAGTTGGCCTATTTAGCTTGTTTATATATTCAACAAAGCTGGACTTCGTTCTTATTGTTTTGGGATGCTTGGGAGCATTAATTAATGGAGGATCTCTTCCATGTTattcttatctttttggaaaTATTGTCAATGAACTTGCCAGAGGACAAGAAAACGACAGGCATCAGATGATGAGAGAAGTGCAGAAG ATATGTCTGCTTATGATTGGATTGGCAGCATTTGTTGTTGTGGGAGCTTATTTAG AGATTACATGCTGGAGAATCGTGGGAGAAAGATCAGCACATAGAATAAGAACTGAATATCTTCGAGCAATTTTACGCCAGGACATGGAATTTTTTGACACAGAGATCAGTACTGGTGATATAATGCATGGAATTTCAAGTGATGTTGCGCAAATACAAGAAGTGATGGCAGAAAAG ATGGCGCATTTTGTTCATCATATATTTACCTTCATCTGCGGCTATGTGGTTGGTTTCATGAGATCATGGAAAGTCTCATTGGTAGTATTTGCTGTGACCCCGGTAACAATGGCTTGCGGCATGACATATAAGGCAGTATATGGTGGCCTGACTGCAAAAGAAGAG GTGTCTTACAGGAAAGCTGGAAGTATTGCAGAACAAGCCATAAGTTCCATCAGAACTGTGCTTTCTTTTGTAGCAGAGGATGCTTTGGCAGAAAAATATGCCAGTTTTCTAGAGAGATCAGTACCACTGGGAGCGAAAATTGGTTTCGCAAAAGGTGCAGGGATTGGGATTATCTATCTTGTTACTTATGCAACATGGGCTTTGGCATTCTGGTACGGCTCCATTTTGGTTGCAAAAGGGCAACTTTCTGGTGGTGCTGCCATTGCATGTTTCTTTGGTGTAAATGTTGGGGGCAG GGGATTGGCACTGGCACTATCATATTTTGCTCAATTTTCACAAGGAACTGTAGCAGCTAACCGAGTGTTTGAAGTTATTGATCGGATCCCAGAAGTTGATCCTTATAGTTCCCATGGATTTAAACCATCAAATATTCGTGGGTATATCGAATTTAGAGATGTATCTTTCGCTTACCCTTCTCGACCAACTATCCAAATACTGCAGTCATTAAACTTAGTAATCCATGCATCAAAGACTCTAGCATTAGTTGGCGCCAGTGGAGCTGGCAAATCCACCATTTTAGCTCTCTTGGAGAGGTTCTATGATCCAAAACATG GCTTTATTACCTTAGATGGCTATGATCTAAGGGCATTGCAAGTGAAATGGCTAAGAAATCAAATAGGTATGGTTGGTCAAGAACCAGTTTTGTTTGCAACAACCATACTTGAGAATGTGATCGTGGGGAACAAAAATGCCACCAAGAAAGAGGTCATTAGAGCCTGTATGGCAGCAAATGCTCACGATTTCATCAGTAAACTTCCACATGGCTATGATACCGAG ACTGGGGATGGAGGAACACTGCTTTCAGGAGGTCAGAAACAGCGTATAGCACTTGCTCGAGCTATGATTCATGATCCAGCAATCCTCCTTTTGGATGAGGCCACGAGTGCCTTAGATCCTGAAGCTGAATTAATCGTTCAACGGGCTATTGATACCATATCCAGGGGTAGAACCACCATAATTATCGCTCACAGGCTAGCTACTGTAAAAAATGCCGACACTGTTGCGGTACTTGATTGTGGATCAGTTGTTGAGATTGGTAATCATCGTCAGCTCATGGAAAAGGCTGGATTTTATTCTGATCTTGTCAAATTGTCTTCGGAAGGTGTCCCACAATCTGTTCTTAATCAAGTTGATCTGCCCAAGAACTTAGATTTCTCTGCATATGATAAATATATGCACAATGAATCAAAAATGTTGGATATTCATGAAATATCAAAGTCCATTTACTTGAAGTATATGCAAAATGAAAACGAAGGAGAAGAAAATGATGAAAATCAGTCAAAATCGATGAAATATCACCTTAGAGACATATGGAACTTGCAGAAACCAGAGTTGACCCTGCTGATAATAGGGATTTTCTTTGGCATGCTTGCGGGTGCAATTCTGTCTATATTTCCCTTGATTCTGGGGCAAGCTCTAAACGTCTACTTTCTCACCAATGAGCAGAAGTTGAAGAGAGATGCTGGGTACCTATGTTTGGTACTGGTTGGACTAGGATTTGGTTGTATTACATTTATGACCGGGCAACAAGGTTTCTGTGGTTGGGCTGGAACGAAGCTCACGAAAAGATTAAGAAATTTGTTGTTCAAAGCTATACTGAGACAAGAACCAAGTTGGTTTGATTTCAAAGAGAATTCAACTGGAATTCTTGTGTCAAGACTCTCATTAGATTGTGTTAGCTTTCGGTCAGTTCTTGGCGATCGTCTTTCTGTCTTACTAATGGGGTTGAGCTCAGCAGCTGTTGGACTCGGCATCTCATTTTTTCTTGAATGGAGATTAACTTTACTGGCTGCTGCTCTTACACCTCTGACACTTGGAGCTAGCTATTTAAACTTGATCATCAGCATTGGACCAAAAATAGACAACACGTCTTATGCCAGGGCGAGCAATATAGCTGCAGGAGCAGTGTCAAACATAAGAACTGTAGCCACATTTGGAACACAGGAATGCCTGGTTCAGTCCTTTGAAGAAGCTTTATCCGAACCTAACAGACTTTCGGGCAAAAAGTCACAAATTCTTGGATTAGTTCTTGGATTTTCTCAAGGTGCCATGTATGGAGCTTATACTTTAACTCTCTACTTTGGTGCCTATCTTGTAAAACAAGGGCAGACAAATTTCGGGGTGGTGTACAAGATTTTCTTGATACTCGTTCTAAGCTCATTTTCTGTTGGACAACTAGCTGGTCTTGCACCCGACACTTCTATGGCTGCTACTGCAATACCTGCAGTTTTCGGTATCCTCAACCGTAGGCCTTCAATAGGTGGTGATAGCAAAAATAACAGGAAGTTTAAAAGCTCCAAGGTGGTTGATATTGAGTTCAAGAAGGTAACATTTGCATATCCATCTAGGCCAAATGCAACTGTTTTAAGGGATTTTAGTCTAAAGATAAAAGGTGGGAAGATGGTGGCTCTTCTGGGAGAAAGTGGATCGGGGAAATCGACTGTTTTATGGATGATACAGAGATTTTACGATCCAACAAGCGGGACAATTTTGATGGGAGGTATTGATTTGAGGGAGCTTAATTTGAAGTGGTTGAGAAGGCAAATAGCTTTAGTTGATCAGGAGCCGGCACTTTTTGCTGGTAGTATAGGACAGAACATTGCGTTTGGGAATCCAAACGCTTCATGGGATGAGATTGAGGCGGCAGCAAAAGAAGCTTATATACACAGTTTCATCTGTAGCCTTCCACAAGGATACGAAACAGAG GTAGGTGAGAATGGAGTTCAGCTATCAGGTGGACAGAAGCAGAGGATAGCAATAGCAAGGTTTATACTCAAGAAATCAAAGGTACTTCTACTAGACGAAGCGAGCAGTGCGTTGGACTTGGAATCAGAAAAGCACGTCCAAAACGCGCTTAGAAAGGCGTCCCAAGCTACCACCACCATTGTGGTGGCTCACCGTCTGTCAACTATCAGAGACGCCGATTTCATCGCTGTTATGAGAGATGGTGTGGTGGCTGAATTCGGAGATCATGACACGCTAATGGCTGCACAACTTGGTGGCATATATTCTAATATGGTTCGAGTAGAAGCTGAAGCATTGGCATTTTCTTGA